The sequence TTAGAGAAAAACTGATTTCATCTTTGGAAGACTCTGTTACTGGAATGTCTGGAGTAGAGCTTTCTAAAAAAGTTGGAGTCAATAGAATTACAATGTCCAAATATCTCAAAGTTTTTGCAGCTGAAGGATTGCTCCGACAGAAAAATATTGGAAATGTTACCTTGTGGTTTTTAGAACCAGGTCAAGAATCTTTTAATTTCCCTGATGATTATTTCAAAATACCTCCTATCTTCCTAGATTATTTAGTAAAGGGTACTGATGAACAAACTCATTCTTTAATTCGGAATTGTTTACATTCTGGGGCAACCCCTGATCGTTTAATTCTTGAAGTAATTTTTCCTGCAGTTGATTATGTGCAAAATTTGTATGATGCTGGAAAAATCGGAACTGCAGAACTAAATCTCTTAAAAACCACCATTTCAAAATCATTTCAAATTTTTAATCAAATTCCGATAGTATCTGATCCAAAAAAGAATGTGGTAGTAATTGCAGCTGATTCACAAAGTATCTTGATTTCAGAAGCTGCATCTGTTTCATATCATTCAGATGGTTGGAAGGTTTCTTATTTAGGAGATATGTCTTCCGCAATTGATGTCTTATTTGATTTAGATTTTCAAAAATTGATTGGAAAAATATGGAAACAAAAACCTGGAATGCTGCTAGTGGTTGTATTCTCAAATTCTGATGAAGGGCTAAACTTTTTTGCAAATTCCATTAATCCAATTAAAGACAAATCTGGAAAACATATGAAATTGGCTCTTTGTGGTAAAATATCCAAAAAATCTAAAATTAACTCTGATCTTATTTCTGAAAAACTTGATGATATTTTACAATGGTCTAAAACAGTTTCTCAAAATTTAAAATAATGAAAAATGGGCCCGATGTGATTCGAACACATGACCTTTCGATTATCAGTCGAACGCTCCAGCCAAGCTGAGCTACGAGCCCACGAACAAATCTCTAGGCAGCAGTCATTTAAGTTTAATTTTGTATCCGTAAAGTGACTAGTTTAATTTTCTTTCCACTTGATTGAGCAGCCAATTGATGGGTCAAAGTCATTTTCAATTTTTTCGCCCGACAACAGTTTTTGTATATTGTTGATCATCGTCTTTTCAGTGGCAACATCATCTGGTTTCATGGCATTATCAATTCTTCCATGAAAAACTAGTTGTTTTTGACTATTGAATAGAAATGGATCTGGAGTACACATTGCACCATATTTCTTGGCAATTTCTTGAGTCTCATCTACTAAATAATCAAACTTGAATCCTTTTTCTTTTGCAGTTTCTTTCATGGCTTCAAAACTATCTTCTGGATAATCCGTAGAGTCATTGCTGTTAATTCCTATTATTGCAATTTCTTTTCCAAATTTATCATATAACTCATTTAATGCATCTGCTTTGGCCTTAACATATGGACAATGATTACACATGAAAATAATCAAAATTCCTTTGTAATTACTATAATCTGCCAATGAATGTTTTTTATCATCAATTCCTAATAATTCAAAATCCGGTGCAATACTTCCTGTTTTTAGCTTTATTTGCGATTCTAAAAGTACCATGAACAAATAATCCTGTTTTCAAATAAAATTCTTGCCAAGAAGACAACAATTAAAATCCACACAATAATCAGTCTTCCTGTGGGCCGGTAGTATAGCCTGGTAGTATACCCGCCTTGCACGCGGGGGGTCACGGATTCAAATTCCGTCCGGTCCACTTCTTACTCATACGATCAGTGCTGAATTTCAGACTGCTGGATGGATTTAAATAGGATAAGTTTCCGTTTTTTCTTATGACAAGTGCAGCAGACGCATGGCCGGTATTTATTCCACTCATTGTCGGTTTGACTCCAGGTTTGATTTACTGGTTAGCAATTACCGCAAAGAGAAAATAAAATTACATCTATTTTTTAATCTCTTTTTATTATCTTTATTTTTAGTGTAAACTGGGTGAACTGATGTTACCTTTCTTGTTCACTATATGTTATGTTTAATGAAATTAATCTCAAAAATCAATGAAATTCAGCAATGAGACTTTTTCTACGTTTATTTTTGATTCTGCTTTTAGTTCCTTTTTCATATGCATTTTCAGCAGAATCTACTGATACCGCACCTACACTAACTGTATCACTGTTGAATGAAACTCCTTTTGTTTATCAGGATTCAGAAGGTTATACGGTTGTTGTAGGTCTTGTTGAAAATAATGATCCATTATCTTCTGTAACAGACATTCAAATTCAGGTGAAGTTTTTTGACGATTATAATCCTAATCCTTTAGAGATAGTTCAAGGAAGTACAACGCTTGAAGTAATTTCAGCAAATGGAAAATCTCCGTACTCTATTCGCTCTGAAACTCCAAATCCTAACATAACTCAGGCGTCAGTTTCCTTATTAGGATTTGATTCTTCAGTAGAAAAACAAAAGGGACTATCCGTATATTCAAGTGATGTGTTTCTTGATTCATCTTTAAGATTTTCAGGAGTTTTGAAAAATACTGGAGCTCCAAATTCTGATACCAAAGTCTACCTTGCATACTATGATGGTTTTGAACCATCACGAATTATTGCAGTTTCTACCATTGAACTTGGAGATATAGAGCCTAATACTGAAGTGTCTTTTGAAATAAATGAAAAAATTAGTCCTAGATCTGTAGGATTTTTGCTTTTCGCAGAATCCAATATTTTCAATTCTAATTTTGTAGATGTAAAAATTCCCCCTCCTCAATTAATGACAAAATTAGTTTCAATTTCTAATGTTTCTGTAAAAGATACTAAAGGAAACAATCTATCTGAAATCAAACTGGGTTCTACTGTAAACATAGAAAGTCAAACTCTTGTGGAATTTTCTGATAAAGAAATTCCTGCCGAAACTCCTTATACATATTATGTACAAATCAAAGAATCTGGAGAACTTCCTTATGTCGAGTTTATTGGCAAGTTTGATGGTCGATTCATTGGAAATGGGCCTCAGTCTCAATCCGTAGATTGGATTCCTGAAAAGAAAGGATTGTTTTTCATTGAAACGTTTGTTTGGGATAGAAATAATATTCCAATATCCGACCAAGGGCCATTTGTTCTAATTCTAGTAAACTAGTAGATTTATTTTCAAAGAATTTTAAACATATGTATGTCAAAATATTCTCTTGTTGCAATGGGTGGTACTTTTGATATTATTCATAAAGGACATTTAACATTACTTTCAAATGCATT comes from Nitrosopumilus sp. and encodes:
- a CDS encoding thioredoxin family protein; translated protein: MVLLESQIKLKTGSIAPDFELLGIDDKKHSLADYSNYKGILIIFMCNHCPYVKAKADALNELYDKFGKEIAIIGINSNDSTDYPEDSFEAMKETAKEKGFKFDYLVDETQEIAKKYGAMCTPDPFLFNSQKQLVFHGRIDNAMKPDDVATEKTMINNIQKLLSGEKIENDFDPSIGCSIKWKEN
- a CDS encoding B12-binding domain-containing protein, which gives rise to MGKGYSTESIREKLISSLEDSVTGMSGVELSKKVGVNRITMSKYLKVFAAEGLLRQKNIGNVTLWFLEPGQESFNFPDDYFKIPPIFLDYLVKGTDEQTHSLIRNCLHSGATPDRLILEVIFPAVDYVQNLYDAGKIGTAELNLLKTTISKSFQIFNQIPIVSDPKKNVVVIAADSQSILISEAASVSYHSDGWKVSYLGDMSSAIDVLFDLDFQKLIGKIWKQKPGMLLVVVFSNSDEGLNFFANSINPIKDKSGKHMKLALCGKISKKSKINSDLISEKLDDILQWSKTVSQNLK